The genomic stretch CTGGTGCCGGCGCGCCAGCGAGCAGGCCGACTGGTTCATCCGTAACGTGCCGCGCGACCCCGACGCCCTGCCGCCGGTGATCGACGTCGAGTGGAACGGCGATTCGGCTTGCAAGCGTCGCCCCTCGCGCGCCGACGTCTTGGAAAAGATGCAGGTCTTCATGGACAAGCTGGAGCGGCACTACGGCCAACGGCCTGTAGTCTACACGGCTCCGGACTTCTACAAGGACAACCTCGTCGGCGCCTTCGAGAACTATCCCTTCTGGCTGCGCGCCGTCGCCCAGCACCCGTCCAAGGTCTATCCGGGCCGCAAGTTCGTCTTCTGGCAATATTCCGGCTCGGGCCTGTCGCAGGGCGTGAACGGCAAGATCGACCTCAACGTCTTCAACGGCTCCGTCGAGGGCTGGCACAACTGGGTCGAGGCGAGGACGATGACGGCCCGAAACTGACGGATCTGCTTGCTCTTTCCACGGGTTCGGAAGACCGGTCGAATCTTTGACGGAACAAATTTCCGTGAGTCTCCGTTCTTCTGCCAGGTTAAACGGAGGAAGAACCCATGACCTATGATCCGAATGACAATCGTCCGGACCTGCGTGACCGTCGCCCGGACCTCGTGAACAACAATGTCGACGCTCGCCGCAGCTCGTCCTGGGTGCCGTGGGTCGCCGTCCTGGCCGTCCTGCTGATCGGCGCCTTCATCTGGGGCAATATGGGTGGCGAGCCCGGTACCGACCCGGCGACAACCTCCTCGACGACGAATTCGGAAGCCATGGACAGCGCTCCGGCTCCGGTCGCTCCGGCACCGGCTGGTGGCGCAACTGATGCTGCCCCTGCCGCACCCGCCGACCCGGCCACCCCGCCGGCTGCAGGTGGCGCCACAAACGGCGGCTAATCTGCCCCACATCATCTTCCCGAGCCGCTCGCCATCCTTGGCGGGCGGTTTTCTTTTGGGCGACGAAGGTATGCCACGTCGGCACTCTTGGTGAGGGGGTAGCGAACGACAACACCGGCTCTCCCTTCTCCTCGGGTCAGGCCCGAGGGTGATGAAGAGACGGATTCCTCCCTTGGAGATCCACGGGTCTCACTGCGTTCGCCCGAGGAGGACGAACAATTTCAAATCGGACGGGGCGCTGAAAGCTGCCTCGTAAGTTAAATTTACGTGGCACCTCTCAGCGCCCCGTTCGGCGGTTTGTGCCCGCGACTCCGGTCTCTCTGCCTAGGTCGGACGGGGAGGTGTTTGATCGCCGGTTTCCCGGGACCCGGAATTTCTTCCGGGCTTCGCGTCGGACCCGAAGATCCGGCGACACCAACCCCGTCGACCCCCCTGTGTGCCGCACAGGCACGCCCGGCGCGCACTTTCGGGCATCAGAAGCAGGGGGCCGGTCCGAAACCATCCCGCTTCCCCCGTGTCGCCGGAGGGAGACCATTTTCCGCGGACCCCGATGGTGAAGGTGCACGTCGTCCCTCCACCGCCAGCGCCGGCCCCGCCTCGCCAGGACGCCTCCTGGTGTATCCGCGGCGGGACGGGGCAAGTATGGGCACAGGTTTGGGGGACGGGGATGAGCGGGGATGAGTTTTTCTTTCGTCATCCTCGGGCTTGACCCGAGGATCCAGGCACAGGGAACCAAATCAGGTGGTTACCCGTGCAGGTGGGTTGGAAAGGCCCATTCCTGCAATGAAAATGCTTGGTTTTGGATCCTCGGGTCAAGCCCGAGGATGACGAAAGAGAGAGGCGGGAGAGGGAGGGCGCCGAGAATGCCGCATCAGCTCCTTCCCCCTCGTGGGAGAGGAAGCCATTTCAGTATCATAGCGTCAGCCAAGCGCCAGAAATGCGGGTGAGGGGGCAGTGCGCCCAACTTCCGGGTCTGAGGCTCCCGTGGCTGAGGATTGATGCAACCCTGGAAGGAGCGCCGCTTACTCATCCCCCATCTTAAGCGCGGCGATGAAGGCTTCCTGCGGGATCTCGACCTTGCCGAACTGGCGCATGCGCTTCTTGCCTTCCTTCTGCTTGTCGAGAAGCTTGCGCTTGCGCGTGGCGTCGCCGCCGTAGCACTTGGCGGTCACGTCCTTGCGCAGAGCCCGCACCGTTTCGCGGGCGATCACCTTGCCGCCGATGGCGGCCTGGATCGGGATCTGGAACATGTGCGGCGGGATGAGTTCCTTGAGCTTCTCGCACATGCCACGGCCGCGGCGGTCGGCGGCGGAGCGGTGGACGAGCATGGAAAGCGCGTCGACCGGATCGCCGTTGACGAGGATAGACATCTTCACGAGGTCGCCGGCGCGGTAGTCGATGATGTTGTAGTCGAAGGAGGCATAGCCCTTGGAGATCGACTTCAGCCGGTCGTAGAAATCGAAGACGACTTCGTTGAGCGGCAGCTCGTAGGTGATCATCGCCCGGTTGCCGACATAGGTAAGCTCGGTCTGGATGCCGCGCCGGTCCTGGCAGAGCTTCAGGATGCCGCCGAGATATTCGTCCGGCGTCATGATCGTCGCCTTGATCCACGGCTCGCGAATCTCGTCGATCTTGACGACGTCCGGCATGTCGGCCGGGTTGTGCAGTTCCTTCTCGGTGCCGTCGGTCAGCGTCATCTGGTAGACGACGGACGGGGCGGTCGCGACGAGATCGAGGTTGAACTCGCGCTCCAGCCGCTCCTGGATGATTTCCAGATGCAAGAGGCCGAGGAAGCCGCAGCGGAAGCCGAAGCCGAGCGCAGCCGAGCTTTCCATCTCGAAGGAGAAGCTCGCATCGTTGAGGCGAAGCTTGCCCATGGCCGAGCGCAGGTCCTCGAAGTCGGCGGCATCGACCGGGAAGAGGCCGCAGAAGACCACCGGCTGGGCGGGCTTGAAGCCCGGCAGCGCGGAAGCCGTCGGCTTCTTGTCGTCGGTGATCGTGTCGCCAACGCGGGTATCGGCCACTTCCTTGATCGAGGCTGTGATGACGCCGATTTCGCCGGGGCCGAGGGAGTCCACCTGCAGCATCTTCGGGGTGAGCACGCCGACGCGCTCCACGCCGTAGCGGGCGCCGGTGCCCATCATGCGGATCTGCTGGCCCTTGGTCAGCACGCCGTCGATGACGCGCACGAGGACCATGACGCCGAGATAGGTGTCGTACCAGCTATCGACGAGGAGGGCCTTGAGCGGCGCCTTCTCGCCACCCTCGCTCTTCGGCGGCGGCAGCTTGTGGACGATCGCTTCGAGCACGTCCGGAATGCCGAGGCCGGTCTTGGCGGAGATCATCACGGCGTCGGAGGCGTCGATGCCGATCACCTCCTCGATCTGCTCCTTGATGCGGTCGGGCTCGGCCGCCGGCAGGTCGATCTTGTTGAGGACCGTGACGAGCTCGTGGTCGTTGTCGATCGCCTGGTAGACGTTGGCAAGCGTCTGGGCTTCGACGCCTTGGGACGCATCGACCACCAGCAAAGAGCCTTCGCAGGCCGAGAGCGAGCGGGAGACTTCGTAGGCGAAGTCGACATGGCCGGGGGTGTCGATCAGGTTCAGGACATAGGTCTCGCCGTCCTTCGCCTTGTAGTGCAGGCGCACCGTCTGCGCCTTGATGGTGATGCCGCGCTCGCGCTCGATATCCATGGAATCGAGGACCTGTTCCGACATCTCGCGTTCGGCAAGGCCGCCGCAGGTCTGGATCAGCCGGTCGGCAAGGGTGGACTTGCCGTGGTCGATATGCGCGACGATGGAGAAGTTGCGGATGTGGTCGAGGGGCGTGCGATCGGTGCTCATGGCTCGCGCATATAGCAGCGGTCAAAGGCGACGCATAGCCGGTAGTCGCCGGCATTTGCGACAAATGCGCTGCTTTCAGCGTGCGAACTGCTCCGGCCAGTCGCGGCGGGTGGCGACCTGGCCCTCGGTGCGCAGCCGCGCGACATCCGCAAGATCGACCTCGACGATGAGCCATGACGTTTGCTCGACGGTATCGGACGGGCTCTCCGCGACGATGCCGGAAGGCGGCATCCCGTAGTCGGAGGGAACGTAGAGCGCAGCGCGACCACGGTTCTCGTCCATCGCCGGGGACCAGGGCGCGGTGCCGGCGGTGGGCGAGGAGAGGACGGCGTACTGGTTCTCCAGCGCCCGCGCCTGGGCCCCAATCCGCACGCGGTAGCTGCCGGCCAGCGTGTCGGTGCAGGAAGGGGCGAGCACCAGGTCCACGCCGAGATCGGCCAGCTTCCGGCCGAGCATGGGGAATTCGTTATCGTAGCAGATCAGGATGCCGAGCGTGCCGAGGTCGGTCTCGAAGGCCTTCAGACCATCGATGCCGGCGGCGATCCCCCATTGCTCGCGCTCGAAGCGCGTCATGATCTGCTTATCCTGGTGGCCGATCAGCCCGTTCGGGCCGAACAGCCAGGCGCGGTTGCGATACTGCCCGTCAGGATCGAGGACAGGGGCCGAGCCCGGCTGGAAGACGATCCGGTGCTTGCGGGCGAGCGCCTCGCACAGCTCCAGCCAGCGCGGGATCAGCGGCTGGATGCCGGCGATCGACCCATGCAGGTCGGAGCGGGTGGCGGCATCCAACTGGCCCGCGAGCACCAGACCGGCATATTCCGGCATCAGCAGCAGTTCCGCGCCCTGG from Pseudorhizobium banfieldiae encodes the following:
- the lepA gene encoding translation elongation factor 4 gives rise to the protein MSTDRTPLDHIRNFSIVAHIDHGKSTLADRLIQTCGGLAEREMSEQVLDSMDIERERGITIKAQTVRLHYKAKDGETYVLNLIDTPGHVDFAYEVSRSLSACEGSLLVVDASQGVEAQTLANVYQAIDNDHELVTVLNKIDLPAAEPDRIKEQIEEVIGIDASDAVMISAKTGLGIPDVLEAIVHKLPPPKSEGGEKAPLKALLVDSWYDTYLGVMVLVRVIDGVLTKGQQIRMMGTGARYGVERVGVLTPKMLQVDSLGPGEIGVITASIKEVADTRVGDTITDDKKPTASALPGFKPAQPVVFCGLFPVDAADFEDLRSAMGKLRLNDASFSFEMESSAALGFGFRCGFLGLLHLEIIQERLEREFNLDLVATAPSVVYQMTLTDGTEKELHNPADMPDVVKIDEIREPWIKATIMTPDEYLGGILKLCQDRRGIQTELTYVGNRAMITYELPLNEVVFDFYDRLKSISKGYASFDYNIIDYRAGDLVKMSILVNGDPVDALSMLVHRSAADRRGRGMCEKLKELIPPHMFQIPIQAAIGGKVIARETVRALRKDVTAKCYGGDATRKRKLLDKQKEGKKRMRQFGKVEIPQEAFIAALKMGDE
- a CDS encoding carbon-nitrogen hydrolase family protein, producing MIKLAACQYAIELIEGWDDYLRHLTRLVEEATAQGAELLLMPEYAGLVLAGQLDAATRSDLHGSIAGIQPLIPRWLELCEALARKHRIVFQPGSAPVLDPDGQYRNRAWLFGPNGLIGHQDKQIMTRFEREQWGIAAGIDGLKAFETDLGTLGILICYDNEFPMLGRKLADLGVDLVLAPSCTDTLAGSYRVRIGAQARALENQYAVLSSPTAGTAPWSPAMDENRGRAALYVPSDYGMPPSGIVAESPSDTVEQTSWLIVEVDLADVARLRTEGQVATRRDWPEQFAR